The following proteins come from a genomic window of Fontisubflavum oceani:
- a CDS encoding carbohydrate ABC transporter permease, translating to MGDGRDAQTWMQRNKMVVTPILFLLPGFLFFAVYVIIPIFQSFQISLYEWDGLGEATFVGARNYQELLTDRNFEISLWNNLKWLALYLLAIPAGLFIALFLNQTVVGIRLYKSLFFFPFVLSQVVVGLVFSWFYLPREGLLNNVITFFGFESVNILGDPTLATYGIIAAGLWPQTAYCMILYLTGLNAVDPEQVEAGRLDGAKGWKMLWHVILPQLKPATFIAFVVTIIGALRSFDLISIMTNGGPFGSTRVLSFYMFERALSEFGFRMGYGSAIAVVLFMIMLVFIGYFLWSMYQEEREARR from the coding sequence ATGGGCGATGGGCGTGACGCCCAGACCTGGATGCAGCGCAACAAGATGGTGGTGACGCCGATCCTGTTCCTGCTGCCTGGGTTCTTGTTTTTCGCGGTCTACGTCATCATCCCGATCTTTCAGTCGTTTCAGATTTCGCTCTACGAGTGGGATGGGCTGGGAGAGGCGACCTTTGTCGGCGCCCGGAACTATCAGGAGCTGCTGACCGACCGTAATTTCGAAATCTCGCTTTGGAACAATCTGAAATGGTTGGCTCTGTATCTGTTGGCGATCCCGGCGGGTCTGTTCATCGCGCTGTTTCTGAACCAGACAGTTGTTGGCATCCGGCTTTATAAGTCGTTGTTCTTCTTCCCCTTTGTCCTGTCGCAGGTCGTGGTCGGGTTGGTCTTCAGCTGGTTCTACTTGCCGCGCGAAGGCTTGCTGAACAACGTCATCACCTTCTTTGGGTTTGAATCGGTCAACATCCTCGGCGACCCAACGCTGGCGACCTATGGGATTATCGCCGCTGGCCTCTGGCCACAGACGGCCTATTGCATGATCCTCTATCTGACCGGTCTGAACGCGGTGGACCCAGAGCAGGTGGAGGCCGGGCGGCTTGATGGCGCGAAGGGCTGGAAAATGCTCTGGCACGTGATCCTGCCGCAGTTGAAACCGGCGACCTTTATCGCCTTCGTGGTGACGATCATTGGCGCGCTGCGGTCCTTCGACCTGATCTCGATCATGACCAATGGCGGGCCGTTTGGGTCAACCCGCGTGCTCAGCTTCTACATGTTCGAACGCGCGCTGAGCGAGTTCGGGTTCCGCATGGGCTATGGTTCGGCCATCGCGGTGGTGTTGTTCATGATCATGCTGGT
- a CDS encoding ABC transporter substrate-binding protein, with product MRSIFKTGAAALAAATMLSGAALAEGHTNLEGTLRITADMSNPGPRAVIEGLAAEFGEMHPNLEVELTVVDREAWKTQIRNALSADPPDVINWYAANRMGPYVDAGLFMDISEWWDAGDYEGLESVRGAMTMNDAQWGVPYTYYQWGVYYREDIFNELGLSEPTTWEEELANCQVIVDSGRACYTIGTRFLWTAGGWFDYLNMRTNGFDFHMQLALGEVPWTDDRVRATFDNWRTLIDMGAFIEDHQTYSWQEALPFMVNGQATAYLMGNFAVDQLRNAGLTDDQLDFYQFPIITEGLPQGEDAPTDTFHVPSGAQNVEAARAFLQFVTSPDVQGRINGPDGLGQLPVNANAEVADDEFIQQGFEMLSQNATGGIAQFFDRDFPAEMASVGMEGLQEFMVFPDNLDDILERLEAARQRIY from the coding sequence ATGCGATCCATCTTCAAAACCGGCGCTGCGGCGCTGGCGGCGGCGACGATGTTGTCAGGCGCGGCTTTGGCCGAAGGCCATACCAATCTCGAAGGCACGCTGCGCATTACCGCCGATATGTCGAACCCGGGCCCGCGGGCTGTGATCGAAGGGCTGGCCGCCGAGTTCGGCGAGATGCACCCAAACCTTGAGGTCGAGTTGACCGTCGTTGATCGCGAGGCCTGGAAGACCCAGATCCGCAACGCGCTCTCCGCCGACCCGCCTGATGTGATCAACTGGTATGCAGCCAACCGGATGGGGCCTTACGTGGATGCGGGCCTGTTTATGGACATCTCCGAATGGTGGGACGCTGGCGACTACGAAGGTCTCGAATCCGTGCGCGGCGCGATGACCATGAATGATGCGCAATGGGGCGTGCCTTACACCTACTATCAGTGGGGCGTGTATTACCGCGAAGACATCTTCAACGAGCTTGGCCTGAGTGAGCCGACCACCTGGGAAGAAGAACTGGCCAACTGCCAGGTCATCGTCGATAGCGGGCGGGCCTGCTATACAATCGGCACCCGGTTCTTGTGGACCGCGGGTGGCTGGTTCGACTACCTGAACATGCGGACCAACGGGTTCGACTTCCACATGCAGCTCGCCCTTGGTGAAGTGCCTTGGACCGACGATCGGGTGCGCGCAACCTTCGACAACTGGCGTACGCTGATCGACATGGGGGCCTTTATCGAAGACCACCAGACCTATAGCTGGCAAGAGGCACTCCCCTTCATGGTGAACGGTCAGGCGACAGCCTACCTGATGGGCAACTTCGCCGTGGACCAGCTCCGCAATGCGGGTCTGACCGATGATCAGCTCGATTTCTACCAGTTCCCGATCATCACCGAAGGCCTGCCGCAGGGCGAAGACGCTCCGACCGACACGTTCCATGTGCCGTCAGGTGCGCAGAACGTCGAGGCCGCACGCGCCTTCCTGCAATTCGTGACGTCGCCTGACGTGCAGGGCCGGATCAACGGGCCTGATGGCTTGGGTCAGCTGCCGGTGAATGCCAATGCAGAAGTCGCGGATGATGAGTTCATCCAGCAGGGCTTCGAGATGCTGAGCCAGAACGCCACGGGCGGTATCGCGCAGTTCTTCGACCGCGATTTCCCGGCCGAGATGGCCTCGGTCGGTATGGAAGGTCTGCAGGAATTCATGGTGTTCCCGGACAACCTGGATGACATCCTGGAGCGCCTGGAAGCAGCGCGCCAGCGAATCTACTGA
- a CDS encoding IclR family transcriptional regulator: MATPADHSGDKPGDGTVGKALGVLDEVAGFGRPVRFGELLAHSPYPKATLYRFLQTLTNQGMLAYDPERQTYALGIRLVRLAHAAWQTSSLAPIARPHIDALSEQIGETVHLAQLDAAQVLYVDKRNAREPLPMYSQAGKVGPAYCTGVGKAMIAFLPEDELAPILAQQSYHRFTEHTLGSEAALRTELARIRLHGYAFDREEHEPGIICVALPILTATGRMLGALSVTSSTERTSLDALEDRVPLIKRTAQSIAEEAQSWRFPDAGNTQKIGRG; the protein is encoded by the coding sequence TTGGCAACACCCGCGGATCATTCGGGCGACAAACCGGGCGACGGAACCGTCGGCAAAGCGCTTGGCGTTCTTGATGAGGTGGCCGGGTTTGGCCGCCCCGTGCGCTTTGGTGAATTGCTCGCTCACAGCCCTTATCCCAAAGCCACCCTCTACCGTTTCCTGCAAACGCTCACGAACCAAGGCATGCTGGCCTATGATCCAGAACGGCAGACCTATGCGCTTGGCATCCGTCTGGTGCGGCTCGCCCATGCCGCGTGGCAAACCTCGTCTCTCGCACCAATCGCCCGGCCTCATATCGACGCGTTGAGCGAACAGATCGGCGAGACCGTGCATCTGGCGCAGCTTGATGCGGCGCAGGTTCTCTATGTCGACAAGCGCAACGCGCGGGAGCCGCTGCCGATGTATTCGCAGGCCGGCAAGGTCGGCCCCGCCTATTGCACCGGCGTTGGCAAGGCGATGATCGCCTTTCTTCCTGAAGACGAGCTGGCCCCGATCCTCGCGCAGCAATCCTATCATCGGTTCACCGAACACACGCTTGGCTCCGAAGCCGCCTTGCGGACCGAACTCGCGCGCATTCGTTTGCATGGCTACGCCTTCGACCGGGAAGAACATGAACCAGGCATCATCTGCGTCGCGCTGCCGATTCTGACTGCGACCGGTCGGATGCTCGGCGCGCTGTCGGTCACATCCTCGACCGAGCGCACATCATTGGACGCGCTGGAAGACCGCGTGCCTTTGATCAAACGCACCGCACAATCCATCGCGGAGGAGGCGCAAAGCTGGCGCTTTCCAGATGCGGGCAACACACAAAAAATCGGGAGGGGCTAG
- a CDS encoding ABC transporter ATP-binding protein: MSGVTLSNVVKKYGDVQVIHGVDLQIDHGDFCVFVGPSGCGKSTLLRMVAGLEETTAGKIEIGPRDVTHMDPAERGVAMVFQTYALYPHMSVAENMGFGLKMNGHPKAEIQEKVAEASRVLKLDDYLDRKPKALSGGQRQRVAIGRAIVRGPEVFLFDEPLSNLDAELRVEMRVEIARLHQEIGATMIYVTHDQVEAMTLADKIVVLRAGIIEQAGRPLDLYNDPDNQFVAGFIGSPAMNFFPGAAKGGQVTIPGLGNTVLSPGLGSVTDGAVTMGLRPQHLKIGEGNTHQVVLSEQLGGVAYHYLTGQDGTRIIVEAHEQSAPAPGSMVGLSFDADAPLYFDATSGQRLR; this comes from the coding sequence ATGTCAGGCGTCACGCTCAGCAATGTGGTGAAGAAATACGGTGATGTGCAGGTGATCCATGGGGTCGACCTTCAGATAGATCACGGGGATTTCTGCGTGTTTGTCGGCCCCTCGGGCTGCGGCAAGTCCACACTGCTCAGGATGGTCGCCGGCCTCGAGGAAACCACCGCTGGCAAAATCGAGATCGGCCCCCGCGACGTGACCCATATGGACCCGGCCGAACGCGGCGTGGCGATGGTGTTTCAAACCTATGCGCTTTATCCGCATATGTCGGTCGCCGAGAATATGGGCTTCGGTCTGAAGATGAACGGCCACCCCAAAGCCGAGATTCAAGAGAAGGTCGCCGAGGCCTCGCGCGTTCTGAAACTCGACGATTATCTGGACCGCAAACCCAAAGCCCTCTCCGGCGGGCAACGTCAGCGCGTGGCCATTGGCCGGGCGATTGTCCGTGGGCCGGAGGTGTTCCTCTTTGATGAACCCCTGTCGAACCTGGACGCTGAACTGCGCGTTGAAATGCGTGTCGAAATCGCCCGTCTGCACCAAGAGATCGGCGCAACGATGATCTATGTGACCCATGATCAGGTCGAGGCGATGACGCTGGCCGACAAAATCGTCGTGCTCCGTGCCGGGATCATCGAACAGGCGGGCCGCCCGCTTGATCTCTACAATGACCCTGACAATCAGTTCGTCGCCGGGTTCATCGGCTCGCCAGCGATGAATTTCTTCCCCGGCGCTGCCAAAGGTGGGCAAGTAACCATTCCCGGCCTCGGCAACACAGTGCTGTCACCCGGCCTTGGCAGCGTGACCGACGGCGCGGTCACCATGGGCCTGCGCCCGCAGCATCTGAAAATCGGCGAGGGGAACACGCATCAGGTGGTGTTGAGTGAGCAACTGGGCGGCGTCGCCTATCATTATCTGACCGGCCAAGATGGGACGCGGATCATCGTCGAGGCACATGAGCAATCCGCGCCTGCCCCGGGCAGCATGGTTGGGCTCAGCTTCGATGCCGACGCGCCGCTCTATTTCGATGCAACCTCTGGTCAGCGACTGAGATAA
- a CDS encoding serine hydrolase domain-containing protein — translation MPTLLSRRAVLGAMPAALAAPALLAQGLPATRDLTHWARSLDQLHTLVVTRNGQTELAETYRGPGADRSANIKSVSKTIHALLTGIAIDKGLLDGPEQLVLPLLNRATFGDARDRLTIGHLLSMQAGLESTSGPNYGAWIASPDWVDYALTRDLIDQPGGRFIYSTGSWHILGAALSAASGISLLEMARDWLGDPLGIDIPPWVRDGQGRYLGGNEMAMSPLALARLGEMILNGGQIEGQQVISPGWIDASWRAQARSPWSGDAYGYGWFLTRFAGQEAAYGRGYGGQMLVVVPDMDLSIAITSDPTRPARSGGYFSDLRDLVDRTVLTFARA, via the coding sequence ATGCCGACCCTTCTCTCCCGTCGCGCCGTTTTGGGTGCCATGCCCGCCGCTCTGGCCGCGCCCGCACTTTTGGCCCAAGGCCTGCCTGCAACACGCGATCTGACGCATTGGGCCCGCAGCCTTGATCAGCTTCACACGCTCGTTGTGACGCGCAATGGACAGACCGAACTGGCCGAAACCTATCGCGGGCCGGGCGCGGATCGGTCCGCCAATATCAAATCCGTTTCGAAAACAATCCATGCCCTTCTAACAGGCATCGCCATCGATAAAGGCCTGCTTGATGGTCCCGAACAGCTGGTCCTCCCGCTTCTGAACCGCGCGACCTTCGGTGACGCGAGAGATCGGCTGACCATCGGCCATCTTCTGTCGATGCAAGCCGGGCTTGAGAGCACCTCCGGCCCGAATTACGGTGCCTGGATCGCCAGCCCGGATTGGGTCGATTACGCGCTCACCCGCGACTTGATCGATCAACCGGGTGGCCGGTTCATCTACTCCACCGGGTCCTGGCATATTCTCGGCGCGGCTCTGTCGGCGGCCAGTGGGATAAGCTTGCTTGAAATGGCGCGCGACTGGCTCGGCGACCCCCTGGGGATCGATATCCCGCCCTGGGTCCGCGACGGTCAGGGCCGCTATCTCGGCGGCAATGAAATGGCGATGAGCCCGCTGGCCTTGGCGCGTTTGGGCGAGATGATCCTGAATGGCGGCCAGATCGAGGGGCAGCAGGTGATCAGCCCCGGTTGGATCGACGCTTCTTGGCGTGCGCAGGCGCGGTCCCCCTGGTCCGGTGACGCCTATGGCTATGGCTGGTTTCTGACCCGGTTTGCCGGGCAGGAGGCCGCTTATGGCCGTGGATATGGTGGGCAAATGCTGGTGGTCGTGCCAGACATGGACCTGTCGATCGCGATCACCTCTGATCCGACGCGACCCGCCCGCTCTGGCGGATATTTCAGCGATCTACGCGATCTGGTCGACCGAACCGTCCTAACCTTCGCCCGCGCCTAA
- the cueR gene encoding Cu(I)-responsive transcriptional regulator, translating to MNIGDVAERTGLPAKTIRYYEEIGLIAPDRTANGYRDFSGAHVHKLAFLGRARGLGFSIEECRALLALYEDRGRASADVKRIARAHLVDIESKMAELAAMRDTLADLVEKCAGDHRPDCPILADLAEDGAT from the coding sequence ATGAACATCGGAGATGTGGCCGAGCGGACCGGCCTGCCCGCCAAAACGATCCGGTATTACGAAGAGATCGGGCTGATCGCGCCGGATCGCACGGCCAATGGCTATCGGGACTTTTCGGGCGCTCATGTGCATAAGCTGGCGTTTTTGGGTCGGGCGCGAGGATTGGGGTTTTCGATTGAGGAATGTCGGGCGCTTTTGGCGCTTTATGAAGACCGGGGCCGGGCGAGCGCCGATGTGAAACGCATCGCCCGGGCGCATTTGGTGGATATCGAGAGCAAAATGGCGGAACTGGCCGCGATGCGCGACACGCTGGCCGATCTGGTGGAGAAATGTGCGGGCGATCATCGGCCCGACTGTCCGATCCTGGCGGATCTGGCGGAAGATGGGGCCACTTAG
- a CDS encoding heavy metal translocating P-type ATPase produces MPKDHSEIVTRLTVGNLSCGGCVARAETALGGAPGILEARVNLATKRADVVSAGPLDLSAIQAVMDQAGYPVTPEAKPEIAEPEEDEAAPLWRSFLIAAVLTLPVFVLEMGGHLYPPFHHWVMATIGTFPSHLIQFVLTTAVLAGPGRVFFRHGVPALLRLAPEMNSLVVLGTSAAWAFSTVVTFAPGLLPAGSRFVYFEAAAVIVTLILLGRYLEARARGQAGSAIRELMGLRPDTATTADGQRVALADIQPGDKLRLFPGERVAVDGVVIEGETYIEEAMITGEPVPAPKGPGDTVTGGTLNGTGGLIYRATHVGADTVLAQIVRMVEDAQATRLPIQSLINKVTGVFVPVVLAIAVLAAGGWFFLGPDPITALVIGVSVLIIACPCAMGLATPVSIMAGTGRAAELGVLFRKGDALQELGRVDLVAFDKTGTLTEGAPKVVRVAPEPGLPEAELLALAAAVEQASEHPLGQAIVAEAAARGLDLPPVHGFQSRTGAGVEAFVGDAQLRIGTEALMAEAGVAPGDLADGSETLIHVARDADYLGAIALADPVKPDAARAVQALKDRGIAVAMLSGDAEGPVAAVAEALGIEIALSRLDPAQKRAKVADWRKEKRKVAFVGDGINDAPVLAAADVGVALGSGTDVAMEAADVVLISGAPSGVSTAMEVSRRTMRNIAQNLVWAFGYNVALIPVAAGLLAIFGGPVLSPMLAAGAMAASSVLVVMNALRLRRMEMR; encoded by the coding sequence ATGCCCAAGGATCACAGTGAAATCGTCACCCGCCTGACCGTTGGTAACTTGTCCTGCGGCGGCTGTGTGGCGCGGGCGGAAACCGCGCTGGGCGGCGCGCCGGGGATACTGGAGGCGCGGGTGAATCTGGCCACGAAACGGGCGGATGTGGTCAGCGCCGGGCCTTTGGATCTGAGCGCGATCCAAGCGGTGATGGATCAGGCGGGCTATCCTGTCACGCCTGAGGCCAAGCCGGAGATTGCGGAACCAGAGGAGGACGAGGCTGCCCCGCTTTGGCGCAGCTTTCTGATCGCGGCGGTCCTGACACTGCCGGTCTTCGTGCTGGAAATGGGCGGGCATCTCTATCCGCCGTTTCACCATTGGGTGATGGCCACGATCGGGACGTTTCCATCCCATCTGATCCAGTTCGTGCTGACCACGGCGGTTTTGGCAGGGCCGGGCCGGGTGTTTTTCCGTCATGGGGTGCCCGCGCTTCTGCGTCTGGCGCCAGAGATGAACAGTCTTGTGGTGTTGGGCACATCGGCGGCTTGGGCCTTCTCAACCGTCGTGACCTTCGCGCCCGGGCTTCTGCCCGCCGGATCGCGTTTCGTCTATTTCGAGGCGGCGGCGGTGATTGTGACGCTGATCCTGCTCGGCCGCTATCTGGAGGCCCGCGCGCGGGGGCAGGCGGGCTCGGCCATTCGCGAACTGATGGGGCTGAGGCCGGATACGGCGACGACAGCCGATGGGCAACGCGTGGCTCTGGCCGATATTCAGCCGGGCGACAAGCTGCGGCTTTTCCCGGGCGAACGGGTGGCTGTCGATGGTGTGGTGATCGAGGGTGAGACCTATATTGAAGAGGCGATGATCACCGGCGAGCCGGTGCCCGCGCCGAAAGGCCCTGGCGATACGGTGACCGGCGGAACGCTGAACGGCACCGGCGGACTGATCTATCGGGCGACCCATGTGGGGGCCGATACCGTCTTGGCGCAGATCGTCCGCATGGTTGAGGACGCACAGGCGACGCGACTGCCGATCCAAAGCTTGATCAACAAGGTAACGGGTGTGTTCGTGCCCGTGGTTTTGGCGATTGCGGTTCTTGCGGCGGGCGGTTGGTTTTTCCTCGGCCCCGATCCAATCACGGCCTTGGTGATTGGTGTGTCGGTGCTGATCATCGCCTGCCCGTGTGCGATGGGTTTGGCGACACCGGTTTCAATCATGGCAGGCACGGGCCGGGCAGCGGAACTGGGCGTGCTGTTCCGTAAGGGCGATGCGTTGCAAGAATTGGGGCGCGTCGATCTGGTGGCGTTCGACAAGACCGGAACGCTGACCGAAGGCGCGCCGAAAGTGGTGCGTGTGGCGCCAGAACCGGGCTTGCCGGAGGCGGAGCTTCTGGCGCTCGCCGCTGCGGTGGAGCAGGCCTCGGAACACCCGCTGGGGCAAGCGATTGTGGCCGAAGCGGCGGCGCGAGGGTTGGATCTGCCGCCTGTGCATGGCTTTCAGAGCCGAACCGGTGCGGGTGTTGAGGCGTTTGTGGGCGATGCGCAGCTCCGGATTGGGACAGAGGCGCTGATGGCGGAGGCGGGCGTTGCGCCAGGTGACTTGGCGGATGGGTCCGAAACCTTGATCCATGTGGCGCGGGACGCGGATTATCTGGGGGCGATTGCGCTGGCCGATCCAGTCAAGCCCGATGCAGCGCGGGCCGTTCAAGCCCTGAAAGACCGTGGCATTGCGGTTGCGATGCTGTCTGGTGATGCGGAGGGGCCTGTCGCGGCGGTGGCAGAGGCGCTTGGTATCGAGATCGCGTTGTCGCGGCTGGACCCGGCGCAGAAACGTGCGAAAGTGGCCGATTGGCGCAAGGAGAAGCGCAAAGTGGCCTTCGTGGGCGACGGGATCAATGACGCGCCGGTTTTGGCCGCGGCGGATGTGGGCGTGGCGCTGGGTTCGGGCACGGATGTGGCGATGGAGGCGGCGGATGTTGTTTTGATCTCTGGCGCGCCATCGGGCGTCAGCACCGCGATGGAGGTCAGCCGCCGGACGATGCGCAACATCGCGCAGAACCTCGTTTGGGCCTTTGGCTATAATGTGGCTTTGATCCCCGTCGCGGCGGGGCTTCTGGCGATTTTTGGCGGGCCGGTTCTGTCGCCAATGCTGGCCGCAGGCGCGATGGCGGCCAGTTCGGTTCTGGTCGTGATGAATGCGCTTAGACTGCGACGGATGGAGATGAGATGA
- the hemC gene encoding hydroxymethylbilane synthase → MTVDLPTPAEPLKIGTRGSPLALAQAHETRDRLAAAFDLPQAAFEIVVIKTTGDKVQDRPLKEIGGKGLFTKEIEEDLLSGAIDIAVHSMKDMPVAQPEGLLLDTYLPREDVRDAFVSLGFDSLAALPAGARVGTSSLRRAAQLRARRPDLEVVEFRGNVQTRMKKLGDGVADATFLAMAGLRRLGMEEVVKSAIAVEDVLPAVAQGAIGIERRAADSRAAALLEAIHDGPTGQRLAAERAFLAGLDGSCQTPIAGLAELEGGMLRLRGEILRPDGSETLQDEANAPIEDGAALGAEMAARLRGQAGPGFFDWITD, encoded by the coding sequence ATGACCGTTGATTTGCCCACCCCCGCAGAGCCTTTGAAGATTGGCACCAGAGGCTCGCCGCTGGCGCTTGCGCAGGCGCATGAGACGCGCGATCGGCTGGCCGCTGCGTTCGATTTGCCGCAGGCCGCGTTTGAGATCGTGGTGATCAAGACCACGGGAGATAAGGTGCAGGACCGGCCGCTGAAGGAGATCGGTGGCAAGGGGCTCTTCACGAAGGAGATCGAAGAGGATCTGCTGTCCGGCGCAATCGATATCGCGGTGCATTCGATGAAGGATATGCCGGTGGCGCAGCCGGAGGGGTTGCTGCTCGATACCTATCTGCCGCGCGAGGATGTGCGCGATGCGTTTGTGTCCCTTGGTTTCGACAGCCTGGCCGCTTTGCCTGCGGGGGCGCGGGTTGGCACCTCAAGCTTGAGACGGGCGGCGCAGCTTCGGGCGCGGCGGCCCGATCTGGAAGTTGTGGAGTTTCGCGGGAATGTGCAGACGCGGATGAAAAAGCTTGGCGATGGGGTGGCCGATGCGACCTTTCTGGCCATGGCCGGGTTGCGCCGGTTGGGGATGGAAGAGGTGGTGAAATCCGCGATTGCCGTGGAGGACGTGTTGCCCGCCGTGGCCCAAGGCGCGATTGGGATCGAGCGGCGTGCAGCGGACAGTCGCGCGGCGGCGCTCTTGGAAGCGATCCATGACGGGCCGACGGGGCAACGCTTGGCCGCCGAGCGGGCATTTTTGGCAGGGCTGGACGGGTCTTGCCAGACGCCGATCGCCGGATTGGCGGAGTTGGAGGGCGGGATGCTCCGGCTCAGGGGTGAGATTTTGCGGCCCGACGGGTCGGAGACACTGCAGGACGAGGCCAATGCGCCAATCGAAGATGGCGCGGCGCTTGGCGCCGAGATGGCGGCACGCTTGCGCGGCCAAGCCGGCCCCGGATTTTTCGACTGGATCACCGATTAG
- the hemE gene encoding uroporphyrinogen decarboxylase, with translation MSTEKKLLRSLAGETLPIPPVWMMRQAGRYLPEYRATRAEAGDFLSLCYNSELAAEVTLQPIRRYGFDAAIMFADILLVPDALGADVWFVTGEGPRLSTITRPDGLAPLKGKDDIHDHLAPIYETLRILRRELPSDTALIGFAGAPWTVATYMIAGRGTPDQGPAHKLKAEDRATFEALLDLLTEATIEYLSKQVDAGAEVVKLFDSWAGSLNGEDFTKYALAPAKRIIAELKSRHPGLPVIAFPRQAGEAYIGFAKAVGADGLAIDTNVDPAWAAEHLQPDSCIQGNLDPKHMVTGGQPLVDETRAIIEALKGGPHIFNLGHGITPDADPENVHRMLEAIRS, from the coding sequence ATGAGCACTGAGAAAAAACTCCTTCGCAGCTTGGCTGGCGAAACCCTCCCCATCCCGCCGGTTTGGATGATGCGCCAGGCCGGGCGCTACCTGCCGGAATACCGCGCCACCCGGGCCGAGGCGGGGGATTTCCTGTCGCTCTGCTATAACTCCGAGCTCGCCGCTGAGGTGACGCTTCAACCGATCCGCCGCTATGGGTTCGATGCGGCGATCATGTTTGCTGACATTCTCTTGGTGCCGGACGCACTTGGCGCGGATGTCTGGTTCGTCACCGGCGAAGGCCCGCGCCTGTCGACCATCACCCGGCCGGACGGGCTCGCGCCGCTCAAAGGCAAAGACGACATCCACGATCACCTCGCGCCGATCTACGAAACCCTGCGAATCCTGCGCCGTGAGTTGCCTTCCGATACCGCGCTGATCGGCTTTGCGGGCGCGCCATGGACCGTCGCCACCTATATGATCGCCGGGCGCGGCACCCCGGATCAAGGCCCGGCCCATAAGCTGAAAGCCGAGGATCGCGCGACGTTTGAGGCACTCCTGGATTTGTTGACCGAAGCGACGATTGAGTATCTCTCGAAACAGGTCGACGCCGGGGCGGAGGTTGTGAAACTCTTCGACAGTTGGGCCGGGTCGCTGAACGGCGAGGATTTCACCAAATACGCACTCGCACCCGCCAAGCGGATCATCGCAGAACTGAAATCCCGCCACCCGGGCTTGCCCGTCATCGCCTTCCCTCGCCAGGCGGGCGAGGCCTATATCGGCTTCGCCAAGGCGGTCGGCGCGGATGGGCTGGCCATCGACACCAATGTCGATCCTGCTTGGGCGGCGGAGCATTTGCAGCCCGATAGCTGTATTCAGGGCAACCTGGACCCAAAACATATGGTCACCGGCGGGCAGCCCCTGGTCGATGAAACCCGCGCCATTATCGAGGCGCTCAAGGGCGGGCCGCATATCTTCAATCTGGGTCATGGCATTACACCAGATGCGGACCCCGAGAATGTGCACCGGATGCTGGAGGCGATCCGGAGCTAG